The Pirellulales bacterium genome includes the window CCGACGTGTGTTCGCGTGCCGGTCAGCAACTGCCATAGTGAAAGCATTGTAGTCGAAACTGAACGCAAAGTGTCGGTTGAAGAAGCCCGCGAGTTGTTCGCCGCATTCTCCGGCATTACGGTCGTCGACGACCTCGACAAAAAGCTCTATCCGATGCCCAAGGACTGCGACGGCAGCGACGATGTCTTCATCGGCCGTATCCGCGAGGACATTTCGACGCCCAATGGGCTGGCGTTCTGGTGCGTCAGCGACAATCTCCGCAAAGGAGCGGCAACGAACGCGGTGCAGATTGCGGAGTTGCTCGTACGGAGTAACGTGTTACAAAATGCGCGAGTGAATTTCATTGGGCCAAAAAACGAGAATAACGAAGGTCGAATGGCGAAGGTCGATTCCATGACGAATGCCTAAATTCCACAACAAGCCGTCAGGCGTTGCCGAGCACTCGTTATTCGGGCTTAGTCATTCTTTAGAAATTCGACATTAGTCATTCGTCATTACTCACTACGCGATCTTGATGGCGACACGTACCCTCAAGCTCACGATCGCCTACGACGGCACCGACTATGCCGGTTGGCAAGTGCAGGCGGGCCAACCGAGTTTGCAGGCCGAGTTTCAGAAAACGCTACAACAAATTGTCGGCCAACGGACGCATGTCGCCGCCAGCGGTCGCACCGACGCCGGCGTTCACGCGCTCGGTCAAGTTGTCAGCTTCGAAACTGATTCGGATCTGTCCGTCGAGACCTTCCAGCGCGCGCTCAACGCTCACCTGCCGCGCGACATCGTGGTGATCGCTGCCGAAGAAGCTCCGCCCGGTTTTCACGCCCGGCGCGACGCGGTGCGAAAGCGGTATCGCTACATTTTACAAGACAGCCGCGTACGCGATGTTTGTCGTTTGCGCTATGCCCATCATCTATACAAACGCCTCGACGTCGCCGCGATGCAGCAAGCAGCCGCCATTCTTGTTGGCATGCACGATTTTGCCAGCTTCGAATCCGCAGGCTCGCGGCGCACAACAACGGTTCGGACGATTAATGAGCTGACCGTTCGCCGCGGTGATTCGCGAGAGAATGAGTTCGCAGCAGAGCAGGGGGGAAGAACAAAATATCCGAACCTAGCAGATATCGTCGTGATTGAAGTCGAGGCTGATGGCTTTCTTTACAACATGGTTCGCAATATCGTTGGCACGCTCATCGAAGTAGGGCAGGGGAGGGCAGGGGAGGAGTGGGTTGCCAATGTGCTTGCCGCGCGCGACCGCCGCCAAGCCGGACAGACCGCGCCACCGCAGGGTTTGTTTTTGGTGCAAGTGGATTATTGAAGCGGATACCAGAGAAAAATACAAATTGCAATGAGGGAACTGGTTCGACTCCGAATATTTGCACTTTGCATTATTCATTTTGCCATCGCCATGAACTCGCAATTGCTCGTCCGCGGCGCTTGAAGTACGCTATTAGTGAGTATCCAGCATCATTTCCCAACGCGGCGAAAGCGCAACCGTGGCACTGTCGGCACTGTCGGTCCAAGATCGAATCGGCGAATTTCGGCTGGTGTCGTTGGTGGGCACCGGGCGACATTGCGAAGTTTGGGAAGGGGTCGATGACGACCGCCGCAAGCGCGTTGCGCTCAAGATTCTGCTTCCCGATTTTGCCAAGAACCGTGAACAAATTGCGCTACTGCGGCACGAATACTCGGTCGGACGCGGGCTCGACCATCCCAATATCATTCACATCGACGGCATCAACACGCATCGCAATTTGCTGTATCTAGCGATGGAGTTGTTCGCGGCGCAGAATGCCAAACAGATGTTGCTCCATGACGGCGTCGAAGGCATCGCGCATCTCGTGCAGCCAATCGCCGAGCAAGCGGCTGCGGCGCTCGGATATTTGCACTCCAAAGGCTGGGTCCACCGCGATGTGAAGCCCGACAACTTCCTCGTCACTCGAGAGGGGGATCTGCGGTTGATCGACTTCGCCCTGGCCGAGCGCCGCAAAGGAATGCTCGGCAAACTCCTCCCTGGTAGGTCGAAAATTCAAGGTACGCGCAGCTATATGTCGCCCGAACAGATCCGCGGACAGGGGGTCGATCACAGGGCCGACATTTACAGCCTTGGCTGCGTGTTGCACGAATTAGTCAGCGGCAAGCCGCCATTTACCGGCCAAACGACGCAAGATCTACTCACCAAGCACCTGCGACAGGCGCCGCCGCCGCTGGAAGCCGCGGGGCGCGACGTAACGACGGCGTTCGCCGAACTGGTGCGTCAAATGCTAGCGAAGAATCCAGCCAGGCGGCCGCGGCACATGGAAGAGGTCCACCGCGCGCTACGCGGCCTGCAAGTCTTTTCCCGCATTCCCGCCCCGCCTTCGGCACGCTAAAATGCACGATTCAAAATGAAAAATGCAGACGGACTTGCTCGCCGATCTTCTGCATATCCATCGTCATATTTTCATTTTGCAATTTGCATTCATCGTTTTCTCCATGCCCCCCACCCTCCACCGTCTGCTGTTCGAAAAGCCCATTTACGAGTTGGCAGACAAAATCGCTGCACTCGAAGCCGAACCTAATGGCACGCCTGAACGGCAAGATTTGCTTCGTCGCCTGCGTCGCGAAACGAGCGACCTAACGCGCCAGATTTTCAGCAACTTGGCGCCCTGGCAAACGATTGAAGTCGCCCGCCATCCCGATCGGCCAATGACCACCGATTATTTGGCACTGGTGTTCGACGAATTTGTCGAGCTGCACGGCGATAAGTCGTTTGGCGACGATCCGGCCATCCGGACCGGATTCGCGAAGCTCGACCAACACAAGGTTCTGGTCGTCGGGCATCAAAAAGGCAAGACGCTTAAGGAACGTAACGCCTGTCATTTCGGCTGTGCTCATCCGGAAGGCTATCGCAAGGCGATGAGTAAAATGAAAATGGCCGCGAAATATGGCTTGCCGGTGATTGCGCTGATCGACACTCCGGGTGCCTATCCAGGCATCGGAGCGGAAGAACGCGGCCAGTCGCAAGTCATTGCCGAGAGCATGTTCATGATGTCGCAGTTGGCCACGCCCATCGTGTGCGTGGTGATTGGCGAAGGGGGGTCCGGCGGCGCACTGGGAATCGGCGTCGGCGACAAAGTGGCGGTGTTGGAGCACGCTTATTACTCGGTGATTAGCCCCGAAGGGTGCGCCGGCATTCTCTGGAAAAGCGCCGCCCATAAGGAAGAAGCCGCAACGGCGCTAAAATTGACGTCCCGCGACTTACGCCGTCTCGGCGTGATCGACGACGTTATCGAAGAACCCTTGGGCGGCGCCCATCGCGACCACCGTCAAGCTGCCTTGCGATTGAAGGTCTATCTGATTCGGGCACTGCGGGAACTGGTCGGAAAACCCTCTGCCGAACTTGTCAAATCGCGGTACGAAAAATTCCGCCGGATGGGGATGTTCTTGGAAGAGCCGGTATAAACGTGCTAACAGCGTCCGGCAATCGCGTGCATCGGCGATCAACTCCCCTGCCAATCCATCAGAAAAACGTGCGCAATAAATTTCCGTTTCTGGGCAGCATATCGATCGGCAGCGCACTGATCTTGTTTGTAATTGTGCGATTCCAAACAGGCTCCGCGAACTCAACAACTGGCCGTCCGAAAGATCGCCTTCTGTGCTCCCTGTTCATGCAAAGATAAGTGACACGCAATCGGCCCATCGTTCACTCTACATTAAGCGGCGTTACCGCATTCGCTGGAACGCGACTCATCGTTCGCCGCCAGGGAGAATCGGTCCAAAAGCACCTTCTCCAACGTCCGATAATGTCTCTTATGTTCGGTAAGGAGTCGGGTTTTTGCCGGGAAATCACGGATTGTATGCTCGGCGCTCTCCAGCGGGCTACAAGGCGATATAACGACGGCCTGGGAATCTGAATTCCGAAAACTCAAATCTCCATTCTGAAATTTCCCACTCGAAGAATTGCCGCAGTTTTTAGTCGCCATGCCGCCGCGACTCAAACCCCGTCGGACCCCGTCGGCGCTCGTTATACTCGAAATGTCGAGGTGCGAGTTTTCGGCCGTTTCCCAAAAGCTAATTCGCTAAAATTGGCGGGGCGGCCAAACGCCGATCCCGGCCAGTCCCCAAGACGAAGACTCGCATTACGGGGGTAATTGCGCCTGCTGGTCTGCTGAGTGGCACATCGATGCACCGGATCGTCAGACGACGGCCGATTGCTGGGACGATCGCCCGGCGGTCAATTTGATCAGCAAGTCTTCCAAATCATCCAAACCGGCAGGCTTGGTTAAATGGTAGTCGAAGCCGGCGCTCAGAGCAGTGTGTCGATCTTCTTCTTGGCCGTACCCGGTCAACGCAACGAGAAACGTGTCTTGCAACTGGGGGCATTTCCGCAAGCGCCGAGCGACTTCATAGCCATCGAGCCCCGGCATGGCAATGTCGATAAACGCGACATCTGGAATGTGGTCAAGAATCCACTGA containing:
- the truA gene encoding tRNA pseudouridine(38-40) synthase TruA; amino-acid sequence: MATRTLKLTIAYDGTDYAGWQVQAGQPSLQAEFQKTLQQIVGQRTHVAASGRTDAGVHALGQVVSFETDSDLSVETFQRALNAHLPRDIVVIAAEEAPPGFHARRDAVRKRYRYILQDSRVRDVCRLRYAHHLYKRLDVAAMQQAAAILVGMHDFASFESAGSRRTTTVRTINELTVRRGDSRENEFAAEQGGRTKYPNLADIVVIEVEADGFLYNMVRNIVGTLIEVGQGRAGEEWVANVLAARDRRQAGQTAPPQGLFLVQVDY
- a CDS encoding serine/threonine protein kinase, producing MSVQDRIGEFRLVSLVGTGRHCEVWEGVDDDRRKRVALKILLPDFAKNREQIALLRHEYSVGRGLDHPNIIHIDGINTHRNLLYLAMELFAAQNAKQMLLHDGVEGIAHLVQPIAEQAAAALGYLHSKGWVHRDVKPDNFLVTREGDLRLIDFALAERRKGMLGKLLPGRSKIQGTRSYMSPEQIRGQGVDHRADIYSLGCVLHELVSGKPPFTGQTTQDLLTKHLRQAPPPLEAAGRDVTTAFAELVRQMLAKNPARRPRHMEEVHRALRGLQVFSRIPAPPSAR
- a CDS encoding acetyl-CoA carboxylase carboxyltransferase subunit alpha; amino-acid sequence: MPPTLHRLLFEKPIYELADKIAALEAEPNGTPERQDLLRRLRRETSDLTRQIFSNLAPWQTIEVARHPDRPMTTDYLALVFDEFVELHGDKSFGDDPAIRTGFAKLDQHKVLVVGHQKGKTLKERNACHFGCAHPEGYRKAMSKMKMAAKYGLPVIALIDTPGAYPGIGAEERGQSQVIAESMFMMSQLATPIVCVVIGEGGSGGALGIGVGDKVAVLEHAYYSVISPEGCAGILWKSAAHKEEAATALKLTSRDLRRLGVIDDVIEEPLGGAHRDHRQAALRLKVYLIRALRELVGKPSAELVKSRYEKFRRMGMFLEEPV